The Polycladomyces zharkentensis DNA segment TTTTCCATCGATGCCGCACCGGAGGTGGGTGGCGAAAACAAAGGGCCTCGTCCGACCGAGTTGCTGCTTGCGGGTGTGGGAGCGTGTTCGGGTATCGATATCGTGGAGATTTTGCGGAAAATGCGCCTGGATGTGAAAACATTCGATATGGAAGTATCGGGAAAACGGGCGGAAGATCATCCGAGACGGTTTACCCACGTTCATGTTCATTATCGGTTGACCGGCGAGTTGCCCGTGGACAAAGTGCGTCGGGCGGTGGAGCTGTCCCGTGACAAATATTGTTCCGTCGCCCAGTCATTGAATGCCCGGATCACAACGTCATTTGAAATCAATGGGGAAACATATGAATGAGACCCGATTGTTGTTTGTCATCGTGAGCGTGTCAGACCAGGGCGTATCTGGTGAATGTGTGAGGAGCAAATGCTTTTCCAGGTAAGCGAAGACCGAATCCAGCCGAGCGAAGTCCCGGAGCAGGAATGAAATCGCGGGCAACCTCTCTAAGGAAGCGTACTTTGCCCGCGTCCTGCGTACCGTGCCGGAGCAGCGATAACCTGTTTCTTTGCAGGGGGTAAGTGGAACGATCCGGGGAAGCCATTGGACAGTATTCGGCAGACAGGTTCTCATTGTGATGGGGGAACAAGGGGTCCCCGATGAACATGCTTGCTCTTAATGTTGGGGGAAAAGGAATCAAAATTCCGGTGAAAAAAGATGAAAAAAGGTGTTGACAATCACTTGGTCACCCTTTATACTAAATCTCGTTCGCTTCGCAATGATGCATTTGAGAGAGGCGGACAAAAAAACCTCGAAAAAAAGTGTTGACAAGATGAATCGAAAGTGATAAGATTGATCTTGTCGCCGCGCGGGAGCGCGGGAGGATGAAAAACGAGATTGCAAGAGGCAATCAAGTG contains these protein-coding regions:
- a CDS encoding OsmC family protein, with product MKVNVEWKENMHFESHTPSGHTFSIDAAPEVGGENKGPRPTELLLAGVGACSGIDIVEILRKMRLDVKTFDMEVSGKRAEDHPRRFTHVHVHYRLTGELPVDKVRRAVELSRDKYCSVAQSLNARITTSFEINGETYE